Genomic segment of Chionomys nivalis chromosome 17, mChiNiv1.1, whole genome shotgun sequence:
aagacatgtgctatcTCACagggccaatttttttttttttggtttttcgagacagggtttctccgtagctttttggttcctgtcctggaactagctcttgtaaaccaggctggtctcgaactcacaaagattcgcctgcctctgcctcccgagtgctgggattaaaggcgtgcgccaccaccgcccggctgggccaATTTTTTAATTAACGAATTAATTTAAATGGCCACATGGAGACATTGAGTGCCATAATGGACAGTATGAGCCAATAGGACCGTAGCCAACTTTACTCAAAGGAGCAAGACTGCAACCGTGAAAAGGAAAGGTCCATTCCTGAGGACTGGCTAAGGACCACCTTGCCCACACACAAAACCCTTTATCAAGGCAGACACCGCAGTTATCTTTCCCCAGGGCTGTGTGAACCTGTGAGGGATGCAGACAGCTCTATGCAGGCCTCCACACACCCGGTGGTAGAAACTCTAAACTCCCAGGTCTGTCCTACAGCATCCGCCATTCCCCCACACCACCACGTCAGAGGTCCAGCAGTTTCTCTCAGGCTCAGGGCTCCCACTAGAGTTCCACTAACTCTGCCTCTTCCAGGTTACAGCAATCACTGATTGCCTGAGTCTGCCTGCCTACTGTCTAGACCTCAGAAGCCACTGCTGCTCTCAGGCTTTCCCAAGTGAAGGGCCCTCCCTACCTCACTGGGCTGGCCAGTCTCCCTCATAACAGGAAGGGGTACAAGCCTGAAGGGCGACCATGGCCTTCCCTGAATTCATCCTCATCTCACTGCAGCAAACTGACAGGAATtatctgaactcagggcctcacacgTGCTAGACAGACATTCTGCCATTGAGCTATGTCCCCAGATCCCTTTTCACTTCTCACTTGAGACGGGGTCTTGCTAGTTGCCCAGAGTAGTGTTAAACCCACCCCATAgtccaggtgggccttgaaccCATTCTCccactgtttctgtctcctgagtgtcttcaattacaggtctgtgccaccaggcctgactaGGGTTCTTACTGACACTTTTTTCCTGTGTGGCCTATTTTTTACATTACACCACAGGCTCCCTAAGCCCAGCACAAGGCCTGGCAcacaggagctgggcaggatcaGCAGCCTGGGGCTCACGGTGAGAACAGCAAAGGGCAACACTTACGCAATCTGGAGTGCCCGGGTGCCCAGCACACGGGCTCGCTCATACTTGGTCATGTATGGAGTGGTGATGCGCTTCTGGTTGGCCTGCGGTCGCTCACCAGAGGGGAGAATCTCAACATTCTCCTGACCTTCCTGGATACCAAAAAAACAGAGGGGACATCTCagggtgagttttttttttttgtttatttttatttatttttttttggtttttcgagacagggtttctctgtggttttggagcctgtcctggaactagctctgtagaccaggctggtctcgaactcacagagatccgcctgcctctgcctcccgagtgctgggattaaaggcgtgcgccaccaccgcccggcttcagggTGAGTTTTGGGTCAGAGAGGAAGATGATGACAATGACCTCCCCACCACCATTACCGCTTTCTGGATGTCAAGCACATTTACTAACGCACCATTCCTTACTACCCCGTGAGGAATAGGCAGGAATCATGGTCCCTATTCCAAGGGCTTTAAGAGCCAGCCAACCTGACCAAATTCTCCAAACCAGCAGTAAAGAAGACTGAGATCAGGACTCCAGAGCCAGCTGCCCCACCGAAAAGAAGGCTGGTCCTGTAAGTGATGAGCACACCCTAAACGGGAAGTTGCACAAACACCAGATCTTTCACGGGTGGCAACTGAGTCAATGGGTCGAGTGGCAAAGACAATGATGGTAAGAAGAAAGAGTCACCACCCATACTGAGCAACAACTTGCCACATATCTGTCCAGGCTAGCCCTGAGTTCCACCCTCTGCTCCACACACACGCaggtacacaagcacacacacacatacacacacacctgggttCCACCTTCTgctccacacatatgcacacaagcacacacatacacctgggttccatcacacacacacacaaataataatccGCCAGCAAGGCCACAGATGCTTAGGTACTAAGCAAAGGGTTTCTGATAGCAGAGTCTTGACCTACAGGAGAAAACAGAGGCACAGAGCACCAGCTGCTGCCAGGATCGTGCATAGCCTGTGACGAGAGTTTACAGGATTCCGAAACCAAGAATTCGAAGTTAGGGTATGGCTCAGACAGTAGAGAGCTTGCTGCCCAAACTGGAGGACCTAAATTTGGATCCTGAGTTTCCATGTAAGACTCTGGGTATATAACAGTGTGTGCATATAACCACAGAACCAGGAGGTAAGAAGAGAAAGatttctggggcttgctgactgaCAGTCTAGCTGACAGAGAGAGTCCCAAGCTCAGGGAGAACCTGTCTTGAAAGAGAAGGTGGAGACCATAAGAGGATGACAGCTGACAGCAGCCTCTGCCCCTCCACCACACTACACAGGTGAGTGTACCGCACACAGACACGCAAGTGCACCTGCACAAAAAAAActagttttttaaaagataaaaaaatatgggggctggggaggtggctcagcagttacaagctctggctgctctttcagaggacacgggttcaattcccagcacccacacagcagctcacaaccatctgtagctctagttccagggtaaTCCGACaccaatacacagaaaataaagttaaataaattaaaaataataatgataataataaaataaaaactgtttgcCGAGTGCTTGCTACAGGCCCAGAGGTATTCGAAGTGTTTGGGGTAGAGCAACAAATGAAAGGGAGCAAAGCTGCTTCCACCTGGAccaacgcctttaatccagcacgcAGGCGGCACAGGCAGGCTGGTTGctgtgagctagaggccagcctggcttaaaCAGCTGAGTTCCAGGGCTATCTACCAAGAACAAGTCTAAAAAAAACCCATACATAATAAGATACAACAATCCCAAAACCAAGCTAAGGTCTAGCTCAAGCAAAGGCCAAGAGTGTATTTGTGAACTGGGTGGTgttggctcacgcctttaatcccagcactcaggaagcagagacaggcggatctctgtgagtttgaggccagcctggtctacagagcgcgTTCTAGAACTGGCTCCACagttactgagaaaccctgcctataTCTGTGGGAGACACGTCCCTGGAAAAGAGAACAGCGAAACTGTTCAGCAACCATCACCCACCCCGCTGTCTAGCGCCTGGGCTGCTgtgcaggaagctgagggctgagcgggggaggggggtgctACTGACCTCCTCGGCATTTTCCAAGTCATCTAGTCCTTCGTCCTCCTCCACATCGTCAAAGTCATCTCCATCAAAACTAAGCCAGAAGAAACAGCTGGTTAGAGCGTCACCTGCCAGAATCAGAGGCATAGCTCGGTGTATGGCTGTGACGTAGGAGGGACCTCAAATCTCAATGAGGGAACCTCTGGCTTCGCTGTATGCCTTCAATCTTGTCCCGTCTGCCCCCCAATTTTGCTAGGACTTGTTTGCCACTGTTTCCCTCTCTATGAACTACTGTGGTCAGCTTGTAACATGTACTTTTCTGGtctgaggacttttttttttttttttttttcggtttttcgagacagggcctgtcctggaattacctcttgtaggccaggctggccccaaactcacagagctctgcctgcctcagcctccctatgtgtttgtgtgtgtgaatgtgagtgtacGCACGAgtgtgcagatgcctgtggaagccagaaatgGGGTGTCAATTCCCCTGAAGCTGGTGTTGCTCAACACGGTGCTGGGAGCCGAGCTTTCACTCCCTGGACAAGCAGCAGTGCTGGCGATCACTAAGCCATCCTCCAGTCACCAGCGCAGGACGAGCCCCATCGGAAGGGGGAAGCTATACATCTGTGAGTGTGATGCTACACTCCTGTACTCCTAGCGTTTGGACAGTGGAGGAGGAGACGcaggagttcaagcccagcctgggctacatagggagatgctgtctcaagaacaaaaacaaaatttacttcAGGGCTGGAGGGGTCGCTCAAAGTAGTGTATACACAGCATGCACGAAAATTCCTGGGTATTAATTCCCAGCAGAGAACATTACCCGAGAGGAGATTACGACTGTGAAGAGAAGATAATCTAACCTCGGTGAGACTTCCACCACACCCCAAGCTCTGTTTGCTGattacctttttttgttttcttttcaaggcagaatttttctgtgtagccctggctgtcctggaactccctctgtagaccaagctggcctcgaactcagagatcaacctgcctctgcctcccgggtgctgggattaaaggcgtgagccagtCAGTTTCACTAATGATCTTTTCCTTGCTAACTCCTTCCCAGTCTAACAGCTGGCACATCTGGCTCCTCCCTCCTGCTTCACACTCCGGGGGAGCGCCTCCTCAGCCTTTCCTGGGTTCCCCCTTTTCCCCAGTCACTCACTAGCCACCTCCTCTCTAGGGGTCCGCACAACCCTGGTCGACATGCACGTCTTTGCTTTCACTGTATTTTTCCTGCGTTTTGTCTGCTTGCTTCTGAGACAGCGTCACTCTGTActctatgtaactcaggctggcctgaaactcgctACGCAGCACAGACTGACATCtgttcacagcaatcctcctgccttagccctcccagtgctaggattacaggggtaAGCCCACCATATCCAGCTTCTATTTCTGAGTTTTGATAGCTACATCTATTTTAGGACTCCCATAGTTTATCTTCTCTTTTGACCTAACACATGCAGCCATTAGGAAATGCTCTTGGCTCTATCTTAAAATATATcagcagccaggcatggtggcacaccccacaatcccagtgctcaggaggcaaaggcaggcggatctccgtaaatttgaggacagtctgatctacacagtgacttccaggacagttagggccaTGTAGacagactctgtctaaaaaaaaaaaaaaaaaaggaaaatatatccaGGAGCTGGCCATGGTGACATAGACCTATAAATCCCAGTGTTCTGGAAGCAGAGctaggtggatttttttttttaggtttgaggctagcctggctgacacagtgagttcctggccagccaaggctacatagctgaaactttctctttttttttccctctttctctcatgtgtgtgtgtgtctgtatgtgtatatgtgaataccatctctctctcatatatgtgtctgtgtgtaagtgtAGTGTATACCAGGGGCCCGGCATAGTGGTTCAcgctttaatcccatcatttggaAGACCGATTGCTAAAGTGGAACCACCTGGTATACAGTGAGATTTGGTCtccagataaataaaataaatatatatccaGAGTTCAGCCCACTTCTGGCCACCTATGCTACAAGCCCGCGCCTGCTCCCAGCCTCCCAGGccatctctggattgcttcttCCTATTTCTACGACTACACGAACTACACCACCGGCATTCCCTTCCAGAAAGGGGGTGCCCAGAGGGCTTAACTCCGCACACTGTCCTGGGAGCATTGCTCCGCGAGGTAGGAAGTTCTCAAGACTTCACCCCCACAGACCCCGTAGCTGGGCTAGCCTGTGCTCCAAGAGCCCAGCTCGCACCACGAAGTCCTCCCCTCCGAGCCCGCGCTCACTTGTCCTCGTTGTCTGACATGATGCCGTCACCGCACTGACCACTCCGGACCACACAAGGATGAGCCGCGCGCTTCAGTCGTCCCCGGCACTACCCGCGGTCTGCGCCTGCGCCGTGACCCAAAAGCAATCACTTCCGGGAGACAGCCAAGAACGAGTGCGCGTACGTGGGCGTGTATACTAGTTACCATAGTAACCAGATGCGCTTGGTGCGGGCACTAACACACTGGCTTCCCCGAGGACATCCTTCAGGACGGCGCTGCCACGCTTAGGGTGAGCGCTCCGCCCGGGACCGTCCCGATGGGGACTGTGTTCACTGCACGGTCCGGAGCCGAGGGTTCGGGCACCAGCTTCTCAGATACCCAGGGTGCTGGCGATGAGATGTCGGGACTGCAACGCGAGACGAGGGCTGGTCATTGCTTCTCTCCCTCCTAGGGCCCTCCCATGGCTTCACAGGAGAGGGTGGGCGCAGTGTCGAAAGGAACCGGGTTCCGGCGCTGCCCTAAGCAGGTCACTTACACGCCCGGGACCTGCGAGCTGCTCAGAGGTCAGTGCTTCACAGGAACAACGACAGGAGAGGTGGTGATTTCTTTAAGAGACTGGGATTAAGAAAAGTTCAGGAGAGGACCAAAGTCCAAAGGACGAAGAATTTTGGGGTGGTTAGCTCATCTTTTACATTGCACGTTCAATGAAACCTAACTTCTCACCACAGTGAAAACTTCCAGTACCAAATCCAATTGCCTTCCTTGGGCTTagctggagtaacagacagttgtgagccccgtgcaagtgctgggaactgaacccaggtcctcctgaAGAACAACTGGTACTCTTCACcgctcagccatttctccagtcccacagCCAGCACCTTCTAAATGGTGAATGCCACCAGGCGGAGAAAGTGCCTGTTTCTGCTCACAGTTGTGGCGCCAGCCTCTGATACATGGATGAGcatatatacattcatttatCCAACAACTAAAAACACCTGATATGTAATTTTCATATTGTCCTATGTACTGGAAGTAAAGTGTTAGGGGATTGCAGAAAAGCAAACAATTCTTGCTTCCATAGAGTTAACAGTATAGGAGGTTAACAAGAAAAATCATCAAGAAAAAATTATAGAGCGGGGTGTAGCTCAGTAACATGTATGCTAGGCATACATGAAGCCTGGGTTTCGATCTCAGCACAGGACACACAAAAATGTTACAGTTGGAAAAgtcggttcagtggttaagaacgtgTATTATTCTTCAAGAAGACTTGAGTTCCCATattagccacacacacacaaaaaaaaaggtgTATGTCTTAGGTAGATATAATGATATGCAAGTTTGCTGCTTGAGAGGATTGcctgagccaaaaaaaaaaaaaaaagactgtctgGATAATTAGATAATTAGTAataccctgtctttaaaataaaatacaataaaagctgtggagatagctcagaggttaagaacacttgctgctgttctggaggacccaagttcaattccaacAACCATGTCAGGTGGTCTGAAACCACCTATAGAGGTTcagtgcctttttctggcctccacaggcacccgtacacacatagacatatttatgcacacacatacaaaatcttaaagccaggtggtggtgcatgcccctaattctagcactcggaaggcagaggcaggtgggtttctgagtttgaggccaccctgacctacagatggagttccaggacagccaagactacacaaagagactctgtcttgaaaaaccaaaataaataaataaaagccttaaaaaaacttttttaggtgggcagtggtggtgactcaggcctttaatcccagcactcaggacgcagaggcaggtggatctctgtgagttcaagaccagcctggtctacaagagctagttccaggacaggctccaaagctacaaaaaaaaaaaaaaaaaaaaaacctctcgaaaaaccaaaaaaagaaagaaaaaagaaaaaatccatatatagtggctcatggctttaaccccagcactctggagacataGGCGAGTggttatctgtgagtttgaggcctgctcAATGAATATACCATGTTTCAGAGCagccaggctacatagtaagaccctttctataaatagatagatagatagatagatagatagatagatagatagatagatagatagatagatagatgaatggatagatgaatggatagatgaatggatagatgaatatagagaagggaaaaaaactaaaaatgtgaCATGGGCTAGAGAAAACGAAGCAGGCAGAAGAAGATGTGTGCTTAGTTGGGAGTTGGGGAGCAGTGCTGCGGTGTGGAGTTTGGGCAAAATGAGACATGCTGAGACGTGGGGGAGATACAGGGTTCAGCTGGAGCTCAGGAGGTCTCATGCCAAGACGTGGGGGAGATGCGGGGTTCAGCTGCAGCTCAGGAGGTCTCACAGTGTTTTATTTTGCAGTGATGATGAAGGAGTCCAAACTGACTAACTTCCAGCAACGACACATCTTGGACACCATGAGAAGTAAGGACAGTCACTCTAGAGACTTCCTGGACAGAGGGCCAGGGATATATCTTTAATATTCCTCTATGTGAAAGGGAAGGGGAGTTCATCtcaaaggacagagatgaagccaGACATGATTATATACATTTCTAGTCCCAGCacataggaagcagaggcaggaggatcaccaaaagttcaaggctgagcccggcagtggtggtgcatgcctttaatccagcactcggtaggcagagtgagttccaggataaccaaggctacatagagaaaccctgttttggagaaaataaaaaaagttccaggccagcctggcttacacagCAAGGTCCAGGCCggcagtgctacatagtgagaccatctcATAAAAAAGGTTTGTTGAGAGTAAGGtaggctggagaagtggcttagtgggtaagagaAGGCTCTTGtagaggccctgagtttggttcccagctcccatgtcagtggctcacaaccacctgcaactccagctgcaggaCCATCCCACATCTCTGGCGTCTGTGGGCACTGCAGTCATGTTCACAGACGCAGAGGCATATACATATCTAGAGTaactaaaaataacatttttttttgtttgtttttcaagacagggtttctctgtgtagccctggttttcctggaactcactctgtagaccaggctggccttgaactcactgagacccgCCTaactctgcctttcaagtgctgggattgagacatgCTGTGGACAGATTATTCCTTGTGCTGCCAGCTCACAAACTACACGGAAACTTAATCATGGAAGTTCAGCCAAGGGCTTGGGCTTGTCCCTCTAGCTCTATTCATCTACATGCTGCCACACAACTTGTGCCTTTCACctctcctctgcatctggttggtgactctgccctcttctttgcagctctctgtccagaagtcctgcctatacctcctgcctagctattggccattatCTTTTTATGAAACCATTCACactgacacatcttcacacagtgtaaaggaatatgaCCAGCCAGTGGTAAAgaatacttactgctcttgcagaggttctgggttcagatcccagctccTACATGGTGCCTCACCCCCATCTAAACTCCAGTGCGAAGTGATCCTCTTCTGACTCCTGTGGGCACCAGAAGAGGTTCATATATGGTATACATTGATATGTGCAAAcattcatagacataaaataaagtacACCTTGAAAGACAAGGCTTCCTTGAAGCTGTTCCCTAGGAATTCACTGTCTACTTCTCCTTAAGCAAAACATTGTTTCATAGCTTAGTTGAAGCCACAGATCCTTCTCTCTAATATGAATGTCCAGCATCACTGAGGCTGTAACTATTTGCTTGCTCAGTGTGTGCTCAGGGGAGAGGCAGACCTGGGGCATGGGATCATCCCGAGAATGGTATCTGCTTGGTTCCACGAAGGGAAGGCAGTGGGAGAGTGGGGAGTAAAGGCAGGCACACACTTGTAAGCCCACAGCACAGAAACCCAGTCATCCTTGACGGCCCTTGTTCTCCCTCCTACCTGGTCAACAGCCCTGCAGCCTACAACCTGACCCTGATAACCTGTCTTCTCTGCTCCTCACCAATGCTGCATGTTATCTGAATAGCTGTTTTCCTTGACCCTACCCTTGGCCATGAATGGGACTTTCAACAGCAGAAAGGGTAACTTTTCCCCAACCCCCCCAACGGCTTGCTACGCTGTAGAATAAAATCCTCTTTCCAGAAGCTTCCATAAGTCCTGATCTCTGTCTCCCACCCCATTAGCCTCTTGGCTGCTACCTAGATACCTGGGTACACAGTGCCTGAGCACCTTCACCCCAGCTGTTCTACCTGGAACAGTCTTCCTCAAAGTAACTGCAGGTCTGGCTCATCACCCTTCACTGTCTGCTCCAATGTTACCCTTTTACAAAAGCTTTCCCTGTTACAACCACAATCTGGGCTGCAGTtttggctcagctggtagagcccttgcctcaGATGCGCCAAGCCCTGATGCATTCCAGCACCAAagaaaccaggtgtggtagcaaaTACCTACAATCCATgcacttggaagatggaggcaggaggatcaaaagtttaaGGTCTATATGGAGTTGGGAGGCCAGTCTGGatagaccctgcctttaaaataagcaaaaactgccaggtggtgatggcacacatctttaattccagcactcgggaagcagaggcaggtagatctctgtgagtttgaggccaacctggtctacagagcaagttccaggccaggctccaaagctactgagaaaccctgtcttagccgggcggtggtggcgcacgcctttaatcccagcacttgggaggcagaggcaggcggatctctgtgagttcgagaccagcctggtctacaagagctagttccaggataggctccaaaaccacagagaaaccctgtctcgaaaaattaaaaaaaaaaaaaaaagaaagaaaccctgtattaagaaaacaaacaaacaaaaaacaacatcaaaaaagcaaaaaacaaaacacagggctggtgagatggttaagcagggaaaggtgcttgctgccacatGTAACAATCTGAATTTTATCCCTGGGACACGCATGGtcagagagaactgattcctacaagttgttccctgacctgcacacatacacagacatgcatgcacacagcacattaaaacaaaaaccacacacagagaaataaaaacaccacACCAAAGACTCAGTGTATAAGAATGTTTATTGCAACATTGTCAGAAGTAGTAAAAAtccaaccaacaaaaacaaaacaaacccagagaGACCTGAATGACTAGCTGAATAAATAGTGTAATCATTCTAACAACTAGTAGATTACTATAAAAAATAAGTTACATATAAATGTGTCTTTATGGAAAGTTGGTCATGATAAATTGGTAAGTGAAAAGGTGTGATCCAGTGTTTAAGAACCATTTGTGTACATACCGAACAAAAAACATCCTTGAATGTGTTTTAGAAGCATCAAGAACGAGGAGCGACCACCTAATTGTTAGTACAACCTGCAGAGGAGCAGGCTCGGAGGGCTGGACTGTCCACACTGTTTGACTTCTAATCGGCAAATaccatttttctttgaaaagaaggaCAAACAGGTGCCGTCACTTGACCTTTTTGTTCCCAGGAGGAGCCCCTCTGCCCCTGCAGTGCAACCCAACATCCAGCCAGAGGGGCTCTCCTTCCAAGAAGCCAGCTACAGCCATCTACCTGCCTCCCATCCTGGCTACCCACTCCCACCTCCGGCCTGCCAGCATGTGTCAAGCCAATGGGGCATACAACCGTGAGCAATTCAAGCCTCAGGCCACCAGTAAGTGATGGTCTTGGGCTAGGgactctcttctgtcttctggggTCACAGAAGCCTGGGACAGACAGCACCATTCCAGTAGTGGGTAACAAACCCAGACAGATAGCCCTCTTCATCCTATAGCTTTTTTCAAATTAATCCAGTTTTCCTAATCCTAATCCCAGAGGGACACATGGTCCCTCAAGTCCATCTCCTCTGTATTTGAGCCCACATCTGGGAGCATGCCCCAGCATCCTCACAATTCCCTACACACAGGTCACCTCGGAGGTCTGCATTTCTGGATTCTCTGTTAGCTCTGCACTGAAGCTTTTTCTTGGTTGTCTCAACTGCTAACCTGGCATGTTCTGCTCTGGAATAGCGAAGGGAGGCGCTGGGTCTGCAGAGCCCACTCCTCTCAACCCCAACACCTTGCAGCGTGTAAGGGAAACAACTGCTCTTCCCTCTTAACAAGACTGTCTCTGGGCCCTACAGGAGATCTGGAGAAGGAGAAACGAAGACTCCAAAATATCTTTGCCACTGGGAAGGACATAGAGGAACGGAAAACGACTCCACGTGTGCAGCAAGAGGACCCAGCTCCCGAGGTGGACCGGTTTGAagaatgtgagtgtatgtgtgtagaacTGATGGGGCTAACAAGAGAACAACATTGACTTGCTATagaccccctccccctccctgccccgcTCTCCCTCAGAGGCCATGTGCTGCCTGGGCCCCGTGCACTCCCACTGTCCAGTGCACTGATGGCTCTTCCCCTCTGTGCAGTGGTGAAGGAAGTCCAGGACAGGAAAGAATTCTTGGCTGCCATGGAGGCTCTGGGACAGGGCAAGCAATACCGAGGAATCATCCTGGCTGAAATCTCCCAGGTAGGAAAGCCCAAAAGTGGGGAAGAGTAGAGTCAAATGGGAGGAGCCCCAGCCAGCACCATGGCTGGCCTTTCAGGTGGCAAGCTCCCACCATGGTGTCCTGCCATGACAGCCATCTTCCTGGTGGCCCTTTGCAGAAAATAAGGGAAATGGAGGACATCGACCGCAGCAGAAGCGAGAGGCTTAGGAAGGCTCTCGCCACCACCTAATCCTAGACAAGGGCGGGCCAGCCCAGTGCGACCCGACCACCAGAGCCTTCGCTTCGCCAAGCAGTGTCATTCCCAGGTCTGCCCACCCTCAGAGACCACGCCAGGGATGCAGAGGCCTCAGTGACGCCTCTGAGTCACTGTCACAGCCACAGTGTTGGCACCTTCTTCAGGGGAAAGAGCCCAGACACACCATGGACATCTGCCTAAGGGCA
This window contains:
- the C17H22orf23 gene encoding UPF0193 protein EVG1 isoform X1; translation: MASQERVGAVSKGTGFRRCPKQVTYTPGTCELLRVMMKESKLTNFQQRHILDTMRRGAPLPLQCNPTSSQRGSPSKKPATAIYLPPILATHSHLRPASMCQANGAYNREQFKPQATRDLEKEKRRLQNIFATGKDIEERKTTPRVQQEDPAPEVDRFEELVKEVQDRKEFLAAMEALGQGKQYRGIILAEISQKIREMEDIDRSRSERLRKALATT
- the Polr2f gene encoding DNA-directed RNA polymerases I, II, and III subunit RPABC2, which codes for MSDNEDNFDGDDFDDVEEDEGLDDLENAEEEGQENVEILPSGERPQANQKRITTPYMTKYERARVLGTRALQIAMCAPVMVELEGETDPLLIAMKELKARKIPIIIRRYLPDGSYEDWGVDELIITD
- the C17H22orf23 gene encoding UPF0193 protein EVG1 isoform X2, with product MMKESKLTNFQQRHILDTMRRGAPLPLQCNPTSSQRGSPSKKPATAIYLPPILATHSHLRPASMCQANGAYNREQFKPQATRDLEKEKRRLQNIFATGKDIEERKTTPRVQQEDPAPEVDRFEELVKEVQDRKEFLAAMEALGQGKQYRGIILAEISQKIREMEDIDRSRSERLRKALATT